GGGGGCGGGTTCTGCCCTGGCGGCTACGGCTACCTCATGAAAAAGGTTTTAGCCGCTAAAGCCGATGCCGTCACCGTGGCCGATGACGGCGTGCGAGTGAATGGCGCACTGCTGCCACTGAGCGCACCGCTCAAGACCGACAAGGCTGGCCGGCCCTTGCCGCGCTACCAGACCAACAGCTACGAGCTGGGCAATTCCGAGGTGCTGCTTATGTCGGACGTGAGCGGCACATCGTTCGACGGCCGCTACTTCGGGCCGGTCAACGTTTCGCAAATCAAGACCGTGATCGTCCCGGTCATCACCTGGTAGGAGGCACCATGCGTTTGTTCATTGCAGAAAAGCCCGACCTGGCGAAAGCCATTGTCGAAGGCTTGGGAGGCGGAAGCCGCAAGGACGGGTACTACGACTGCGGCGGCGACTATGTGGCCTGGTGCTACGGCCACATGCTGCAACTGCTGGACCCCGAGGACTACGACGAGCGATACAGCAAATGGAACATGGACGACCTGCCCATGTCCCATATTCCTTGGAAGAAGAAGCCCAGCGGTGACAAGGGCGCGAAGGACCAGCTCAAGGTCATTCTCGGCCTGTTGAAGAAAGCCAGCAGCGTCGTCAACGCTGGCGACCCCGACGATGAAGGGCAGCTTCTTGTCGATGAAATCCTGGAGTACGCCGGCTGCACTCTTCCGGTGAAGCGGGTTCTCATCAACGACAACAACACCAAGGTTGTGCGCAAGGCGCTGGAGAGCATGCGCGACAACCGCGAGTTCGCCGGCCTGTCGGCCGCCGCCGAGGCCCGCAGCGTGGGCGACCAGCTCTACGGCTACAACATGACCCGCGCCTACACCCTGGCGGCCCGCCAGAAGGGCTACCAGGGCGTCATGAGCGTGGGCCGGGTGCAGACCCCCATCGTCGGCCTTGTCGTGCGCCGCACGCGGGCATTCAAGGCCCACAAGAAGGCGTACTACTACAACGTCACCGGACGGTTTGAGGTCGAAGGCGTTGCCTTCCCTGCGCGGTATCAGATCGTTGAAGCCGATCCAGTGGACGAGAAGGGCCGGCTGATCGAAGAGCAGCATGCCCAGGCCATCGCGGATGCCGTCAAGGGCAAGCCTGCGCGAATCGTCAGCGCCGACACCAAGCAGAAAGAACAGCATCCGCCCTTGCCTTACAACCTGTTGAAGCTGCAAACCGATGCCTCCCGCAAGTTCGGTTTCAAGCCCGACCAGACCAAGGACATAACGCAGTCGCTGCGCGAAAAGCACAAGCTCATCACGTACAACCGCAGCGACTGCGAATACCTCAGCGACGAGCAGCACGGGGACGCGCCGGGCGTGCTGGCGGCGATCACGCAGACCGCGCCCATGTTGGCCGCCGTTGCGCAGCGGGCCGATCCCTCGATCAAGAGCCGGGCCTTCAATTCGTCCAAGGTTTCCGCCCACCACGGGATCATTCCAACAGAGGCGACGGCGAACCTGGCGGCGTTGAGCGAGGGGGAACAGAAGATCTATTTGCTGATCGCCCGCGCCTACATCGCGCAGTTCTGGCCCAAGCACCAATACGACCAGACCGATGTGCTGGTGGAGTCCGAGGGGCACCGCTTCGCCGTGCGCTCCAACGTCACCACGCGCCAAGGCTGGCTTGTTCTCTACAAGAACGACGCGGGCAATGAAGACCTGGAAGGCGACGAGAACGACCTGTCCATCGACATACGCACGCTGCGCGACGGCCAGGCCGGCGTCTGCGTCGATGCCGAGGCCGCCAAGCAGGAAACGAAGCCGCAGCCGCTCTACACGATGGCGACCCTGCTAGGGGACTTGACCCGCGTTGCCAAGTACATCCGCGACGACCGCCTGCGCAAGCTGCTGCTGGAGAAGGACAAGGGCAAGGAAGGCGAGCATGGCGGCATCGGGACGCCGGCCA
The DNA window shown above is from Variovorax sp. RA8 and carries:
- a CDS encoding DNA topoisomerase 3, producing MRLFIAEKPDLAKAIVEGLGGGSRKDGYYDCGGDYVAWCYGHMLQLLDPEDYDERYSKWNMDDLPMSHIPWKKKPSGDKGAKDQLKVILGLLKKASSVVNAGDPDDEGQLLVDEILEYAGCTLPVKRVLINDNNTKVVRKALESMRDNREFAGLSAAAEARSVGDQLYGYNMTRAYTLAARQKGYQGVMSVGRVQTPIVGLVVRRTRAFKAHKKAYYYNVTGRFEVEGVAFPARYQIVEADPVDEKGRLIEEQHAQAIADAVKGKPARIVSADTKQKEQHPPLPYNLLKLQTDASRKFGFKPDQTKDITQSLREKHKLITYNRSDCEYLSDEQHGDAPGVLAAITQTAPMLAAVAQRADPSIKSRAFNSSKVSAHHGIIPTEATANLAALSEGEQKIYLLIARAYIAQFWPKHQYDQTDVLVESEGHRFAVRSNVTTRQGWLVLYKNDAGNEDLEGDENDLSIDIRTLRDGQAGVCVDAEAAKQETKPQPLYTMATLLGDLTRVAKYIRDDRLRKLLLEKDKGKEGEHGGIGTPATRDSIIATLFERAYLVEQGKNIVPTPTAEEFYDALPDQAKFPDMTALWHEQQKAIQAGQRDTESFVRELMDYIAGEVAGVKENGLAIKVDTHPCPLCAKPLRRIKKKEKNEFFWGCTGFADGCKFVCEDKAGKPVPRETPKVSELHKCMACGSGLSRRASTKKKGMFWWGCSNYPTCTQTYPDIKGKPDYSKPKE
- the traF gene encoding conjugative transfer signal peptidase TraF, with amino-acid sequence MSRLLKRITIGTAIGGAAVLALGVACYAAGARVNTTKSIPVGLYWASSAPVEKGAYVMFCPPQVGVFGDAKERGYIGGGFCPGGYGYLMKKVLAAKADAVTVADDGVRVNGALLPLSAPLKTDKAGRPLPRYQTNSYELGNSEVLLMSDVSGTSFDGRYFGPVNVSQIKTVIVPVITW